The Planctomycetia bacterium genome contains a region encoding:
- the czcB gene encoding hemolysin D — MHATTEASAAAAERPRPVPAHAGYGPVFDPARLRRGISGFALLAVGAGLWYWIATHHFGGGHDEPDGRPRPAAGSNRDTRPGPAVVTLPATSAAAGEIELATVAVRPIRDHLTVPGRLDYDARHRLDYESPVDGIVSKVFVQVRQKVSKGDSLAEVSSPDVGLARDEVRKRMDDRHIEKKGADWATAIATNVESLLDALAARPPLDAIERQFTDRILGAYREKILGAYSRLVFSEKVHAGTQQLGQGGVLSERIIDERRSNLEVAAASFRAACEEARFLTRQDHDRAQASLHQAERLLQVSRENLRTLVGSRLEADIEGTGTSDAVADLEPDAGPGKSGGLSTLVLRTPFDGLVEEIFMSRGERVRSGDRLFVVADTGTLWVRAQIHERQWTTVEVTEGQEVRVNVPGAADHDTTARIKHVGATVEAESRSVPLVAELENDDAHYKPGMFVWVDLPQGKPRDALAVPAAAVMRHERRTFVFVPEAAGRYLRVDIEAGQEEGGFVEVKRGLEAGQQVVAGGAFLLKSELLLEKEEQAGAAG, encoded by the coding sequence ATGCACGCGACGACCGAAGCGTCTGCCGCAGCGGCCGAACGGCCACGACCGGTCCCGGCCCACGCCGGGTACGGGCCGGTGTTCGATCCGGCCAGGCTGCGCCGCGGCATCAGCGGATTCGCCCTTCTGGCCGTCGGCGCCGGCCTCTGGTATTGGATCGCGACCCATCACTTCGGCGGCGGCCATGACGAGCCCGACGGCCGGCCGCGGCCGGCCGCGGGATCGAATCGGGACACGAGGCCCGGCCCGGCGGTGGTCACGCTTCCTGCGACCAGCGCGGCGGCGGGGGAGATCGAGCTCGCCACGGTCGCCGTCCGCCCCATCCGGGATCACCTCACGGTGCCGGGCCGGCTCGACTACGACGCCCGCCACAGGCTCGACTACGAGTCACCGGTGGATGGGATCGTCTCCAAGGTGTTCGTGCAGGTCAGGCAGAAGGTTTCAAAGGGTGACTCGCTCGCCGAGGTGTCGAGCCCCGACGTCGGCCTTGCCCGCGACGAGGTCCGGAAGCGGATGGACGACCGGCATATCGAAAAGAAGGGGGCGGATTGGGCGACGGCAATCGCCACCAACGTCGAGAGCCTCCTCGACGCGCTGGCCGCCAGACCCCCCCTCGACGCGATCGAGCGGCAGTTCACCGACCGCATCCTCGGTGCCTACCGGGAAAAGATCCTCGGTGCCTACTCGCGGCTCGTGTTCTCCGAAAAGGTGCATGCCGGCACCCAGCAACTGGGGCAGGGAGGCGTGCTCTCCGAGCGGATCATCGACGAGCGCCGCAGCAACCTCGAGGTCGCCGCGGCGAGTTTTCGCGCCGCCTGCGAGGAAGCCCGGTTCCTCACCCGCCAGGATCACGACCGGGCCCAGGCGTCGCTGCACCAGGCGGAGCGGCTCCTGCAGGTGTCGCGGGAAAACCTGCGGACGCTCGTCGGCAGCCGGCTGGAGGCCGACATCGAGGGAACGGGCACCTCCGACGCCGTCGCCGACCTCGAGCCCGATGCCGGCCCGGGAAAGTCCGGGGGGCTGAGCACGCTCGTGCTGCGAACCCCGTTCGACGGCCTCGTCGAAGAGATCTTCATGTCGCGCGGGGAGCGGGTGCGAAGCGGCGACCGGCTGTTCGTCGTCGCCGACACCGGGACGCTCTGGGTCCGGGCCCAGATCCACGAACGGCAATGGACGACCGTCGAGGTCACCGAGGGGCAGGAGGTGCGGGTCAACGTACCGGGCGCCGCCGACCACGACACGACCGCCCGCATCAAACACGTCGGCGCCACCGTCGAGGCCGAGTCACGGAGCGTGCCGCTGGTGGCGGAACTGGAGAACGACGACGCCCACTACAAGCCGGGCATGTTCGTGTGGGTCGATCTTCCCCAGGGGAAGCCGCGGGACGCCCTCGCCGTGCCGGCGGCGGCGGTGATGCGGCACGAGAGGCGGACGTTCGTCTTCGTGCCGGAGGCGGCGGGCCGCTACCTCCGGGTGGACATCGAGGCCGGTCAGGAGGAGGGTGGCTTCGTCGAGGTGAAACGCGGCCTCGAGGCGGGCCAGCAGGTCGTCGCCGGCGGCGCGTTCCTCCTCAAGAGCGAACTGCTGCTGGAAAAGGAAGAGCAGGCCGGCGCGGCCGGCTGA
- a CDS encoding ABC transporter ATP-binding protein, whose translation MIETVDLTKKYGDFVALDGLDLKLAQGDLFGFIGPNGAGKTTTIRILSTLLAPTWGEAYVCGHSIYTHPREVRRAIGYMPDIFGVYDDMRVIEYLEFFAATYRIDGPARRRVAEESLELVDLVAKRDELVTSLSRGMTQRLGLARVLLHDPQVLLLDEPASGLDPRARIEMRGLLKRLQGLGKTILVSSHILPELADICNRVGIIEYGRLLACGDVQELLARVRGRPTLRIRVSGAAEAAARSLERCPEAAAVTIRDGELVVAIADGVTDHAPIAARLVAEGHGILGLREEEVNLETAFLELTRGALARPESPPA comes from the coding sequence ATGATCGAGACGGTCGACCTGACGAAGAAGTACGGCGACTTCGTCGCCCTCGACGGGCTCGATCTGAAGCTCGCGCAGGGGGACCTGTTCGGCTTCATCGGCCCCAACGGCGCCGGCAAGACGACGACGATCCGCATCCTCTCCACGCTCCTCGCGCCGACCTGGGGCGAGGCCTACGTCTGCGGCCATTCGATCTACACCCATCCGCGCGAGGTGCGGCGGGCGATCGGCTATATGCCCGACATCTTCGGCGTCTACGACGACATGCGGGTCATCGAATACCTGGAGTTCTTCGCCGCCACCTACCGGATCGACGGGCCGGCGCGGCGCCGGGTGGCGGAGGAGTCGCTGGAGCTCGTCGACCTCGTCGCCAAGCGGGACGAGCTGGTGACGAGCCTGTCCCGCGGGATGACGCAGCGGCTCGGTCTGGCCCGCGTGCTGCTCCACGACCCGCAGGTCCTGCTCCTCGACGAGCCGGCCAGCGGCCTCGACCCGCGGGCCCGAATCGAGATGCGCGGCCTGCTCAAGCGGCTCCAGGGGCTGGGGAAGACGATCCTCGTCTCCAGCCACATCCTTCCGGAGCTCGCCGACATCTGCAATCGCGTCGGGATCATCGAATACGGCCGGCTTCTCGCCTGCGGCGACGTCCAGGAACTTCTCGCCCGGGTCCGCGGCCGGCCCACGCTGCGCATCCGCGTCAGCGGCGCGGCCGAGGCGGCGGCCCGGTCGCTGGAACGCTGTCCGGAGGCGGCCGCCGTGACGATCCGCGACGGCGAACTCGTGGTCGCGATTGCTGACGGCGTCACCGACCATGCCCCGATCGCCGCCCGGCTGGTGGCCGAGGGCCACGGGATCCTCGGGCTGCGCGAGGAGGAGGTGAACCTGGAGACGGCGTTCCTCGAACTGACCCGCGGGGCGCTCGCCCGCCCCGAGTCGCCGCCGGCCTGA
- the asd gene encoding aspartate-semialdehyde dehydrogenase, translated as MGRIIVESLLARRFPARHIKLLASERSAGRPMEIGSRRFDVEVLKPDSFTGVDIAIGSTPDEVAAEFVPWAVERGTVVVDESAYYRMQPDVPLVIPEVNPEALATHRGIIASPNCSTTQMVMVMKPLHDAARVRRVIVSTYQAVSGAGLAATKELEETTSAWLGGAAAPHRIFPHPIAANLIPQIGSPRPGGGTSEELKMALETKKIFGDESIGVCATCVRVPVANGHSESILIETERKLTAAQARELLAAMPGVVVVDDLDAKRYPMPRDCSGRDEVFVGRIREDASSPTGIALWCVSDNLRKGAATNAVQIAELLAAGRRTGAATVRA; from the coding sequence GTGGGCCGCATCATCGTCGAATCCCTCCTCGCCCGCCGCTTTCCCGCGCGACACATCAAGCTCCTCGCCTCGGAGCGGTCGGCGGGCCGGCCGATGGAGATCGGCAGCCGGCGGTTCGACGTCGAGGTGCTCAAGCCGGACTCGTTCACTGGCGTAGACATCGCCATCGGTAGTACGCCCGACGAGGTCGCGGCCGAGTTCGTGCCCTGGGCGGTGGAGCGGGGCACCGTGGTCGTGGACGAGAGCGCCTACTACCGGATGCAGCCCGACGTGCCGCTGGTGATCCCGGAGGTCAATCCCGAGGCGCTGGCGACGCACCGGGGAATCATCGCCAGCCCCAACTGCTCGACGACGCAGATGGTGATGGTGATGAAGCCGCTGCACGACGCGGCCCGCGTCCGCCGGGTGATCGTCAGCACCTACCAGGCCGTCAGCGGCGCCGGCCTCGCCGCCACGAAGGAACTCGAGGAGACGACCTCGGCCTGGCTCGGCGGCGCCGCCGCGCCACACCGGATCTTTCCCCATCCGATCGCCGCCAACTTGATCCCGCAGATCGGCTCGCCGCGGCCGGGCGGAGGCACGAGCGAGGAGCTGAAGATGGCGCTGGAGACGAAAAAAATCTTCGGTGACGAGTCGATCGGCGTCTGCGCCACCTGCGTCCGCGTGCCGGTGGCCAACGGCCACAGCGAGTCGATCCTCATCGAGACCGAGCGGAAACTCACGGCCGCCCAGGCCCGCGAACTGCTGGCGGCGATGCCGGGCGTGGTCGTCGTGGACGACCTCGACGCCAAGCGGTATCCGATGCCGCGCGACTGCAGCGGCCGCGACGAGGTGTTCGTGGGCCGGATCCGCGAGGACGCCTCGAGCCCCACGGGGATCGCGCTGTGGTGCGTGTCGGACAACCTGCGGAAGGGGGCGGCGACCAACGCGGTGCAGATCGCCGAACTGCTCGCGGCCGGCCGGCGGACGGGAGCGGCCACGGTGCGGGCATGA
- the truA gene encoding tRNA pseudouridine synthase A yields the protein MTLADGPPPLRRIGLRLTYDGTRYSGWQTQPGRTTVQGVVTEAIRTISGEEVLVRGASRTDAGVHALDQVAAFTTSSDLPVDAWVRALNARLPPDVTVVAGRAVAADFDPVAAAVRKRYRYRIHDAPWRPVLQRHLVWRWRGRLDEPLMQAAAGQLVGEHDFTSFESTPSTRLSKVRTIHSLTVRRTMAVDECGGPADDRPGAEVWIEVEGNGFLYNMVRIIAGTLVMVGAGRRQPEWVGAALAARSRPAAGPTAAPAGLALVSIHLDSQAWPGSPNDSAR from the coding sequence ATGACCCTGGCGGACGGGCCGCCGCCACTCCGGCGGATCGGCCTGCGGCTGACCTACGACGGCACCCGCTATTCAGGCTGGCAGACGCAGCCCGGCCGGACGACGGTGCAGGGGGTCGTGACCGAGGCGATCCGGACGATCTCCGGCGAGGAGGTGCTCGTCCGCGGCGCCAGCCGCACCGATGCCGGCGTCCACGCCCTCGACCAGGTCGCCGCCTTCACGACGTCGTCCGATCTTCCCGTCGACGCCTGGGTGCGGGCGCTCAATGCCCGGCTGCCCCCCGACGTGACCGTCGTCGCGGGCCGCGCGGTGGCCGCTGATTTCGACCCCGTCGCCGCGGCTGTTCGCAAGCGCTATCGCTACCGGATCCACGACGCCCCGTGGCGGCCGGTCCTGCAGCGACACCTCGTGTGGCGCTGGCGGGGCCGGCTCGACGAGCCGCTGATGCAGGCCGCGGCCGGGCAGCTCGTCGGCGAGCACGACTTCACGAGTTTTGAATCGACCCCGTCGACGCGGCTCTCGAAGGTGCGGACGATCCACTCGCTCACGGTCCGGCGGACGATGGCCGTGGACGAGTGCGGCGGTCCGGCGGACGACCGTCCCGGGGCCGAGGTCTGGATCGAAGTCGAAGGCAACGGATTTTTGTACAACATGGTGCGGATCATCGCCGGCACGCTCGTGATGGTCGGGGCGGGGCGCCGGCAGCCGGAGTGGGTCGGCGCGGCGCTCGCGGCCCGGAGCAGGCCCGCCGCCGGACCGACCGCGGCCCCGGCGGGTTTGGCACTCGTTTCGATTCACCTGGACTCACAAGCATGGCCCGGCTCCCCGAACGACTCGGCACGCTGA
- the leuA gene encoding 2-isopropylmalate synthase: protein MTTPRRIRIFDTTLRDGEQSPGASMNLTEKLEIAQALVQLGVDIIEAGFPIASPGDFESVRDIAGAVSAATVCGLARCNDADIDRAWDALRHARQPRIHVFLATSSIHREFKLRMNEEEVLARAVAGVTRARGLCGDVEFSPEDAARTEIDFLCRVVEAVIAAGATTVNIPDTVGYATPLQMHHVIKSLRDRVPNIDRAVISVHCHDDLGLAVANSLAAVEAGAGQVECTINGIGERAGNCSLEEVVMALRTRQDHYGCSTGIATQRLVPTSRLVANITGIQVPRNKAIVGRNAFAHEAGIHQDGMLKERRTYEIMRPEDVGLERTDLVLGKHSGRAALADRAQALGYKLTAEQLQTVFERFKRLADRKKEIYDGDIAALCEQQFAALPEQFAFESYAVASASGSAPTVTLRVLQDGAPREVTISAGDGPIDGIFLAIEKLTGVTTVCRDFRVQAVTVGKDAQAEVTVELEHAGQQQRGRGVSTDSLEAAAKAFLAAVNRLVLGSTPRLHPQRGA, encoded by the coding sequence ATGACAACCCCCCGCCGCATCCGCATCTTCGACACCACGCTCCGGGACGGCGAACAGTCCCCCGGCGCGAGCATGAACCTCACGGAGAAGCTGGAGATCGCCCAGGCGCTCGTGCAGCTCGGCGTCGACATCATCGAGGCCGGGTTTCCGATCGCCTCGCCGGGGGACTTCGAAAGCGTCCGCGACATCGCCGGCGCGGTCTCGGCCGCCACGGTCTGCGGTCTGGCCCGGTGCAACGACGCCGACATCGACCGGGCCTGGGATGCACTGCGGCATGCCCGCCAGCCGCGAATCCACGTGTTCCTCGCCACCAGCTCGATCCACCGCGAATTCAAGCTGCGGATGAACGAGGAGGAGGTTCTCGCCCGTGCCGTCGCCGGGGTGACACGGGCCCGCGGCCTGTGCGGCGACGTGGAGTTTTCCCCCGAGGATGCCGCGCGGACGGAGATCGACTTCCTGTGCCGCGTCGTCGAGGCGGTGATCGCGGCCGGCGCCACGACCGTCAATATTCCCGACACGGTCGGCTACGCCACGCCCTTGCAGATGCACCACGTCATCAAGAGCCTGCGCGACCGGGTGCCGAACATCGATCGGGCCGTGATCAGCGTCCACTGCCACGACGACCTCGGCCTCGCCGTGGCCAACAGCCTGGCCGCCGTCGAGGCGGGCGCCGGCCAGGTGGAGTGCACGATCAACGGCATTGGCGAGCGGGCCGGCAACTGCTCGCTGGAGGAGGTGGTGATGGCCCTGCGCACCCGGCAGGACCACTACGGCTGCAGCACCGGGATCGCCACCCAGCGGCTCGTGCCGACGAGCCGGCTGGTGGCGAACATCACCGGCATCCAGGTGCCGCGCAACAAGGCGATCGTCGGCCGCAACGCCTTCGCCCACGAGGCGGGGATTCATCAGGACGGGATGCTCAAGGAACGTCGGACCTACGAGATCATGCGGCCCGAGGACGTCGGGCTGGAGCGGACCGACCTCGTCCTCGGCAAGCACAGCGGCCGGGCGGCGCTCGCCGACCGGGCCCAGGCCCTCGGCTACAAGCTCACCGCGGAGCAGCTGCAGACGGTCTTCGAGCGGTTCAAGCGGCTGGCGGACCGGAAGAAGGAGATCTACGACGGCGACATCGCCGCCCTCTGCGAGCAGCAGTTCGCGGCGCTGCCGGAGCAGTTCGCGTTCGAGAGCTACGCCGTGGCGAGCGCCTCGGGATCGGCGCCGACCGTGACGCTGCGGGTGCTCCAGGACGGCGCGCCGCGGGAGGTGACGATCAGCGCCGGCGACGGGCCGATCGACGGCATCTTCCTGGCGATCGAGAAGCTCACCGGCGTGACGACCGTGTGCCGCGACTTCCGCGTCCAGGCGGTGACGGTCGGCAAGGACGCACAGGCCGAGGTCACTGTCGAGCTCGAGCATGCCGGGCAGCAGCAGCGCGGCCGGGGCGTCTCCACCGACTCGCTGGAGGCGGCCGCCAAGGCGTTCCTGGCCGCGGTGAATCGGCTCGTGCTCGGGAGTACCCCGCGGCTGCATCCGCAACGCGGGGCGTGA
- a CDS encoding nucleotide pyrophosphohydrolase: MTLRDFQNLIREMYHDKDAARGVEGTFMWLTEEIGELATALRSGSHEERTLEFADVLAWLATIANVVDVDLEEAVARKYGAGCPGCGRFACTCPDAEKP, encoded by the coding sequence ATGACCCTGCGCGACTTTCAAAACCTGATCCGCGAGATGTACCACGACAAGGATGCGGCCCGCGGCGTCGAGGGGACGTTCATGTGGCTCACCGAGGAGATCGGCGAACTCGCCACGGCGCTGCGGTCGGGAAGCCACGAGGAGCGGACGCTCGAGTTCGCCGACGTGCTCGCCTGGCTGGCGACGATCGCCAACGTCGTCGACGTCGACCTGGAGGAGGCGGTGGCCCGGAAGTACGGCGCCGGCTGCCCTGGCTGCGGACGCTTCGCCTGCACCTGCCCGGACGCCGAGAAACCATGA
- a CDS encoding protein kinase gives MARLPERLGTLKLVQQLGSGRHCQIWEAVDERTGQRVAVKAIVPDKADDKEQRGLLRHELKVAKSLDHPTVIRIDRLEEQGGVPHLVLELFPHPNLKQQIVAGTDALAPRLQRIVTELSLAIDHLHARGWVHRDVKPENVLAAPDGQVKLIDLAIAAPAAGLLGRLFGAGTRAQGSPSYMSPEQIRGAPLDARSDIYSFGCVLFELLAGRPPFTAPNTNDLLNKHVAETAPSIEKFNRNVTTSASELLRHMLAKKPAARPRSMKAVLQRLRSIRLLERLPG, from the coding sequence ATGGCCCGGCTCCCCGAACGACTCGGCACGCTGAAACTCGTCCAGCAGCTCGGCAGCGGCCGGCACTGCCAGATCTGGGAGGCCGTCGACGAGCGGACAGGCCAGCGGGTGGCGGTGAAGGCGATCGTTCCCGACAAGGCCGACGACAAGGAGCAGCGCGGGCTGCTCAGGCACGAGCTCAAGGTCGCCAAGTCGCTCGATCATCCGACGGTGATCCGCATCGACCGGCTGGAGGAGCAGGGGGGCGTGCCGCACCTCGTCCTCGAACTGTTTCCGCATCCGAACCTGAAGCAGCAGATCGTCGCCGGCACCGACGCCCTCGCGCCGCGGTTGCAGCGAATCGTGACCGAACTCTCGCTCGCGATCGATCACCTCCACGCCCGCGGCTGGGTGCACCGTGACGTCAAGCCGGAGAACGTGCTGGCGGCGCCGGACGGGCAGGTGAAGCTGATCGATCTGGCAATCGCGGCCCCGGCCGCCGGCCTGCTCGGCCGGCTTTTCGGCGCCGGCACGCGGGCCCAGGGCTCGCCGAGCTACATGTCGCCGGAGCAGATCCGCGGCGCACCGCTCGACGCCCGCTCCGACATCTATTCCTTCGGCTGCGTCCTGTTCGAGCTCCTCGCCGGGAGGCCGCCGTTCACGGCGCCGAACACCAACGACCTGCTCAACAAGCATGTCGCCGAGACCGCGCCCTCGATCGAGAAGTTCAATCGCAACGTGACGACGAGCGCGTCGGAGTTGCTTCGCCACATGCTCGCCAAGAAGCCGGCGGCGCGGCCCCGGTCGATGAAGGCGGTGCTGCAGCGCCTGCGTTCGATCCGCCTCCTGGAGCGACTTCCGGGCTGA
- the czcA gene encoding cation transporter, whose translation MLSGVIEWSLANRALVIALFVLLAVGGLFAATQIPVDAVPDLVNVQVQVVTEAGTLPPLEVERTVTYPVELAVSGLPAVEEIRSISRLGISLVTIVFREGTDILRARQLVQERLPAAQAAIPLPDAAPQLGTLSTALGEILQFEIRGEGRSLMDLRSILEWDIAPAMRTVPGVTDINSHGGFAKSYEVQVDPDRMSSHGIALGEVLGALERNNASTGGGYIVKHGEQRFIRGESLLKSVADIEQVVVRSPPGGVPVLVRDIGTVTVAPLVRQGAATRDGRGEVVTGMVMMIRGENSRRVVAAAKEKLREIRGTLPTGVELEIIYDRSDLIGRTLDTVLHNLAEGGLLVIGVLLVLLGNIRAGLIVALAIPLSMLFASNLMWAAGIPASLMSLGAIDFGLVVDSSVIMVENCVRRLGLAPPGASKLDVVRDAAIEVRGPTMFGELIIAIVYLPILFLEGTEGKLFRPMALTVLFALAGSLVISLTLMPVLAATVLGREEEHEPLVMRIFHSAYRPLARLAVYHPVVVCACAAVLVAASVPVALRLGAEFMPRLDEGDILIEVVRLPSATLEDSVPLTTRIEKVLGEFPEVRTVFCKTGRPEIANDIMGVQQTDVWVMLEPREKWPAALGRDVLVERMSQALSAAVPGASFGFSQPIEMRVDELVAGVKADVAVLVYGDDIERLGDIGKQIEGVLGGITGAADVRADWQANVASLRIDARQDQLARHGIDGIDVMRTVSAMGGIQAGVIYEGRPRFPLMVKFPPTWREDADRVPQIPVGTTGGRPVPLGELADIRTEESPPSIEHENSRRRTFVSANVRGRDVASFVQEAQRRIEAEVRLPAGYTIGWGGDFENLLSASRRLLLITPLVLGLIAMLLYTSFKSLRLATLIFCAVPVAASGGVAALALRGMPFSIAAGVGFVALFGVAVLNGLVWVAGAEHAREGGLSPREAAVATADVRIRPVLMTALVASLGFLPMALATSAGAEIQRPLATVVIGGIITSTLLTAFVVPAIYPWFVPRHRPEPLLAGHALR comes from the coding sequence ATGCTGTCAGGCGTCATCGAGTGGTCGCTCGCCAACCGGGCGCTCGTCATCGCGCTGTTCGTGCTCCTCGCCGTGGGCGGGCTGTTCGCCGCCACGCAGATCCCCGTCGACGCCGTCCCCGACCTCGTCAACGTGCAGGTGCAGGTGGTGACCGAGGCCGGCACGCTGCCGCCGCTGGAGGTCGAGCGGACGGTCACCTATCCCGTCGAGCTCGCGGTCAGCGGCCTGCCCGCCGTCGAGGAGATCCGGAGCATCTCCCGGCTCGGCATCTCGCTGGTCACGATCGTCTTCCGGGAGGGGACCGACATCCTCCGTGCCCGGCAGCTCGTCCAGGAGCGGCTCCCGGCTGCCCAGGCCGCGATCCCGCTCCCCGACGCCGCGCCGCAACTCGGCACCCTGAGCACGGCCCTCGGCGAGATCCTCCAGTTCGAGATCCGCGGGGAGGGGCGGAGCCTGATGGACCTGCGCAGCATCCTCGAGTGGGACATCGCGCCGGCGATGCGGACCGTGCCCGGCGTCACCGACATCAACAGCCACGGCGGCTTCGCCAAGAGCTACGAGGTGCAGGTCGATCCCGACCGGATGTCGTCCCATGGCATCGCCCTCGGCGAGGTGCTCGGGGCGTTGGAGCGCAACAACGCCAGCACCGGCGGCGGCTATATCGTCAAGCATGGCGAGCAGCGGTTCATCCGCGGCGAGTCGTTGCTCAAGAGCGTGGCCGACATCGAGCAGGTCGTCGTCCGCAGCCCGCCGGGGGGCGTGCCGGTGCTCGTCCGCGACATCGGCACCGTGACCGTGGCCCCGCTCGTGCGGCAGGGGGCGGCGACCCGCGACGGCCGCGGCGAGGTGGTGACCGGGATGGTGATGATGATCCGCGGCGAGAACAGCCGGCGGGTCGTGGCCGCCGCCAAAGAGAAGCTGCGCGAGATCCGCGGCACGCTTCCGACCGGCGTCGAACTGGAGATCATCTACGACCGCAGCGACCTGATCGGCCGGACGCTCGACACGGTGCTCCACAACCTCGCCGAGGGGGGGCTGCTCGTGATCGGCGTGCTGCTCGTGCTCCTCGGCAACATCCGGGCCGGCCTGATCGTGGCCCTGGCGATCCCGCTGTCGATGCTCTTCGCCTCCAACCTGATGTGGGCCGCGGGGATTCCGGCGAGCCTGATGAGCCTCGGGGCGATCGACTTCGGCCTCGTCGTCGACAGCTCGGTGATCATGGTGGAGAACTGCGTCCGCCGGCTGGGGCTCGCTCCGCCGGGCGCGTCGAAGCTCGACGTCGTCCGCGACGCGGCGATCGAGGTCCGCGGGCCGACGATGTTCGGCGAGCTGATCATCGCCATCGTCTACCTGCCGATCCTGTTCCTGGAGGGGACGGAGGGGAAGCTGTTTCGGCCGATGGCCCTGACGGTGCTCTTCGCCCTCGCCGGGTCGCTCGTGATCTCGCTGACGCTGATGCCGGTGCTGGCCGCCACGGTGCTCGGCCGCGAGGAGGAGCACGAGCCGCTGGTGATGCGGATCTTTCACTCCGCCTACCGGCCGCTGGCCCGGCTCGCCGTCTACCACCCGGTCGTCGTCTGCGCCTGCGCGGCGGTGCTCGTGGCCGCCAGCGTGCCGGTGGCGCTGCGGCTGGGGGCCGAGTTCATGCCCCGGCTCGACGAGGGCGACATCCTCATCGAGGTCGTCCGCCTGCCGAGCGCCACGCTGGAGGACTCGGTGCCGCTGACGACGCGGATCGAGAAGGTGCTGGGGGAGTTCCCCGAGGTCCGCACCGTGTTCTGCAAGACGGGGCGGCCGGAGATCGCCAACGACATCATGGGGGTGCAGCAGACCGACGTCTGGGTGATGCTCGAGCCGCGCGAGAAGTGGCCCGCCGCGCTGGGCCGCGACGTCCTCGTGGAGCGGATGTCGCAGGCCCTGTCGGCGGCGGTGCCCGGGGCCTCGTTCGGCTTCAGCCAGCCGATCGAGATGCGGGTCGACGAACTCGTGGCGGGGGTCAAGGCCGACGTCGCGGTGCTCGTCTACGGCGACGACATTGAGCGGCTCGGCGACATCGGCAAGCAGATCGAGGGGGTGCTGGGAGGCATCACCGGCGCCGCCGACGTTCGCGCCGACTGGCAGGCCAACGTCGCCTCGCTGCGGATCGACGCCCGGCAGGACCAGCTCGCCCGGCACGGCATCGACGGCATCGACGTGATGCGAACGGTGTCGGCCATGGGGGGCATCCAGGCGGGCGTGATCTACGAGGGGCGGCCGCGGTTTCCCCTGATGGTGAAGTTTCCGCCGACGTGGCGCGAGGATGCCGACCGCGTGCCGCAGATCCCCGTCGGCACGACCGGTGGCCGGCCGGTGCCGCTCGGCGAACTGGCCGACATCCGCACCGAGGAGAGCCCGCCCTCGATCGAGCACGAGAACTCGCGCCGCCGGACGTTCGTCTCGGCCAACGTCCGCGGCCGCGACGTGGCGAGCTTCGTCCAGGAGGCACAGCGCCGGATCGAGGCCGAGGTACGGCTGCCGGCCGGCTACACGATCGGCTGGGGGGGCGACTTCGAGAACCTGCTTTCGGCCAGCCGCCGGCTGCTGCTGATCACGCCGCTCGTCCTCGGGCTGATCGCCATGCTCCTGTACACGAGCTTCAAGTCGCTCCGGCTGGCGACGCTCATCTTCTGCGCCGTGCCGGTGGCGGCCTCGGGGGGCGTGGCGGCGCTCGCCCTGCGCGGGATGCCGTTCTCGATCGCGGCCGGCGTCGGCTTCGTGGCCCTGTTCGGTGTCGCCGTGCTCAACGGCCTCGTCTGGGTGGCCGGCGCCGAGCACGCCCGCGAGGGGGGCCTGTCGCCGCGCGAGGCGGCGGTCGCCACCGCCGACGTGCGCATCCGGCCGGTGCTGATGACCGCGCTCGTGGCCAGCCTCGGCTTCCTGCCGATGGCGCTGGCGACGAGCGCCGGCGCCGAGATCCAGCGGCCGCTGGCCACCGTCGTGATCGGCGGCATCATCACCAGCACGCTGCTCACCGCCTTCGTCGTGCCGGCGATCTATCCGTGGTTCGTGCCGCGGCACCGGCCCGAACCGCTCCTTGCCGGACACGCCCTGCGATGA